Proteins encoded together in one Nocardioides marinisabuli window:
- a CDS encoding VOC family protein, with product MRLDHLSYAAGPDGLASTAQRIGGLLGRDFTDGGIHPRFGTRNMVLPLAGDTYLEIVEVLDHPASDKAPFGQAVRARSALGGGWLGWAVAVDDISVAEQRLGREAAQGSRHRPDGTELRWKQIGINGLMADPQLPFFLQWEVPAELHPSHGADDSYALACLEIAGDPLRVSEWLGEPVEAPLEDVKVEWVAPHGTPGVIAVQIQTPGGLVRL from the coding sequence ATGCGCCTGGACCACCTCTCCTACGCCGCCGGACCCGACGGACTCGCCAGCACCGCGCAGCGCATCGGCGGGCTGCTGGGCCGCGACTTCACCGACGGCGGCATCCACCCCCGCTTCGGCACCCGCAACATGGTGCTGCCGCTCGCGGGCGACACCTACCTCGAGATCGTCGAGGTCCTCGACCACCCCGCCTCCGACAAGGCCCCCTTCGGCCAGGCCGTGCGCGCCCGCTCGGCGCTCGGCGGCGGCTGGCTGGGCTGGGCCGTCGCGGTCGACGACATCTCGGTCGCCGAGCAGCGCCTGGGCCGCGAGGCCGCGCAGGGCAGCCGGCACCGCCCCGACGGCACCGAGCTGCGCTGGAAGCAGATCGGCATCAACGGGCTGATGGCCGACCCGCAGCTGCCGTTCTTCCTGCAGTGGGAGGTGCCCGCCGAGCTGCACCCCAGCCACGGCGCCGACGACTCCTACGCGCTGGCCTGCCTCGAGATCGCCGGTGACCCGCTGCGGGTCAGCGAGTGGCTCGGCGAGCCGGTCGAGGCACCCCTCGAGGACGTCAAGGTCGAGTGGGTCGCCCCGCACGGCACCCCCGGCGTGATCGCCGTGCAGATCCAGACCCCCGGCGGCCTGGTCCGGCTCTGA
- a CDS encoding class I SAM-dependent methyltransferase, whose amino-acid sequence MGRPARHPRRDRRADPDPRRPGPALSTTPGPPATPGLPEGTRPSPNIWHHTDTYEVENHAFDPDGLVEAAIERLGGWAGRDVLDLGCGTGFHLGRLARTAASVTGVEPHPDLRAIATRRTRRTAGVTVLGGTAQALPLPDASIDVVHARWAYFFGPGCEPGLAELARVARPGAAAYVIDNDASRSTFGAWFARGFPEHPAPEVKREFWAAHGWRREPVLTRWSFDSPADLEAVVRIELPGPAAEQALAEHRAAGGGTEVEYAVDVWWRRF is encoded by the coding sequence GTGGGTCGCCCCGCACGGCACCCCCGGCGTGATCGCCGTGCAGATCCAGACCCCCGGCGGCCTGGTCCGGCTCTGAGCACGACCCCTGGGCCCCCGGCGACACCCGGGCTGCCCGAGGGCACCCGCCCGAGCCCCAACATCTGGCACCACACCGACACCTACGAGGTCGAGAACCACGCCTTCGACCCCGACGGGCTGGTCGAGGCCGCCATCGAGCGGCTCGGCGGCTGGGCCGGGCGCGACGTGCTCGACCTCGGCTGCGGCACCGGCTTCCACCTGGGTCGCCTCGCCCGCACCGCCGCGTCGGTGACCGGGGTCGAGCCGCACCCCGACCTGCGCGCCATCGCCACGCGGCGCACCCGCCGGACAGCGGGGGTCACGGTGCTCGGCGGCACCGCGCAGGCCCTGCCGCTGCCCGACGCGAGCATCGACGTGGTGCACGCGCGCTGGGCCTACTTCTTCGGCCCCGGCTGCGAGCCCGGTCTGGCCGAGCTCGCCCGGGTCGCCCGCCCCGGGGCGGCGGCGTACGTGATCGACAACGACGCGAGCCGCTCGACCTTCGGGGCGTGGTTCGCCCGCGGCTTCCCCGAGCACCCCGCGCCCGAGGTGAAGCGGGAGTTCTGGGCCGCGCACGGCTGGCGGCGCGAGCCGGTGCTGACCCGCTGGTCCTTCGACTCCCCCGCCGACCTCGAGGCGGTGGTGCGCATCGAGCTGCCCGGCCCCGCGGCCGAGCAGGCGCTCGCCGAGCACCGGGCCGCCGGCGGCGGCACCGAGGTGGAGTACGCCGTCGACGTGTGGTGGCGCCGCTTCTGA
- a CDS encoding LacI family DNA-binding transcriptional regulator — translation MSRTSARTSALPPTLADVAERAGVSRQTVSNAVNNPDLLRADTLLRVQQAIADLGYLPNRAARNLRTRASHLIGLRIQAVQEGTANATMDRFVHSLVETSREAGYHVLLFTGDPTDPLSGYDDLLRSTAVDAFVVTDTYLGNPQAEWLDSRRAPFVAFGRPWENPESTHAWVDVDGAAGCESAARHLLDKGHERIAWIGWRKDSRIGEDRRAGWHRAMKQAGLSTSGLASRVEDTVASGAEASEVLLDEAAPTAFVCASDTLAMGVLQTLDLRGLRVGDDVAVVGFDDSQVAQVVRPGLSSVRQPLEDVAIEVVTALEGLLGRPRVAQQGVLLTPSLVVRDSSGPDRR, via the coding sequence GTGTCCCGCACCAGCGCTCGTACGTCGGCGCTGCCGCCCACCCTGGCCGACGTCGCGGAGCGCGCCGGGGTCTCGCGGCAGACCGTCTCCAACGCGGTCAACAACCCCGACCTGCTGCGCGCCGACACCCTGCTGCGGGTCCAGCAGGCCATCGCCGACCTCGGCTACCTGCCCAACCGCGCGGCCCGCAACCTGCGCACCCGGGCCTCCCACCTGATCGGCCTGCGCATCCAGGCCGTCCAGGAGGGCACCGCCAACGCCACGATGGACCGCTTCGTGCACTCGCTGGTCGAGACCTCGCGCGAGGCCGGCTACCACGTGCTGCTCTTCACCGGCGACCCCACCGACCCGCTCTCGGGCTACGACGACCTGCTGCGCTCGACCGCGGTCGACGCCTTCGTCGTCACCGACACCTACCTCGGCAACCCGCAGGCCGAGTGGCTCGACAGCCGGCGGGCCCCGTTCGTCGCCTTCGGCCGCCCGTGGGAGAACCCCGAGTCCACCCACGCCTGGGTCGACGTCGACGGTGCGGCGGGCTGCGAGAGCGCCGCCCGCCACCTGCTCGACAAGGGCCACGAGCGGATCGCCTGGATCGGCTGGCGCAAGGACTCCCGCATCGGCGAGGACCGCCGCGCGGGCTGGCACCGCGCGATGAAGCAGGCCGGGCTGTCGACCTCGGGCCTGGCCTCCCGGGTCGAGGACACCGTGGCCAGCGGCGCCGAGGCCAGCGAGGTGCTGCTCGACGAGGCCGCGCCGACCGCGTTCGTGTGCGCCTCCGACACCCTGGCGATGGGGGTGCTGCAGACCCTCGACCTGCGCGGGCTGCGGGTCGGTGACGACGTCGCCGTCGTGGGCTTCGACGACTCCCAGGTCGCCCAGGTGGTGCGCCCCGGGCTGAGCTCGGTGCGCCAGCCGCTCGAGGACGTCGCGATCGAGGTCGTCACCGCGCTCGAGGGCCTGCTCGGTCGCCCCCGGGTGGCCCAGCAGGGGGTGTTGCTCACCCCGTCGCTGGTGGTCCGCGACTCCTCCGGACCCGACCGCCGCTGA
- the radA gene encoding DNA repair protein RadA, translating into MAKSPARAARPTYRCSECGWETGKWVGRCGECQAWGSVAEAAAAPALRTAASPVTTKAVPIGQVSVEEAGFRTSGVPELDRVLGGGLVPGAAILLAGEPGVGKSTLLLEVAAQTARYQRRTLYVTGEESASQVRLRADRTGGVHDELYLAAETDLGAVLTHIEETRPELIVVDSVQTIGASGVDGVPGGVTQVKEVAAALIRVAKTRGITTVLVGHVTKDGAIAGPRVLEHLVDVVLHFEGDRNSRFRMVRAMKNRFGPVDEVGCFDLGPDGISAVADPTGLFVEQHHGRVPGTCVAVSMEGRRPMLAEVQGLVTTSPLDRPRRTTSGLDGSRVAMVLAVLERHCGLRLSAQDVFASTVGGARLHEPASDLAVAIALVSSHLGIAPPTGVVAIGELGLAGELRRVRDLPQRVAEAARLGFRHAVVPTEPGRRGQGVGAPREIEGMRVLEVPGIASALEVLRLTDRPG; encoded by the coding sequence ATGGCGAAGTCCCCCGCACGTGCCGCCCGGCCCACCTACCGCTGCTCCGAGTGCGGCTGGGAGACCGGCAAGTGGGTGGGCCGCTGCGGCGAGTGCCAGGCGTGGGGCTCGGTCGCCGAGGCCGCCGCCGCGCCCGCGCTGCGCACCGCCGCCTCCCCGGTCACCACCAAGGCGGTGCCAATCGGGCAGGTCTCGGTCGAGGAGGCCGGCTTCCGCACCAGCGGGGTGCCCGAGCTCGACCGGGTGCTGGGCGGCGGGCTGGTGCCCGGCGCCGCGATCCTGCTGGCCGGCGAGCCCGGCGTCGGCAAGAGCACCCTGCTGCTCGAGGTGGCCGCCCAGACCGCGCGCTACCAGCGCCGCACGCTCTACGTCACCGGGGAGGAGTCGGCCTCCCAGGTGCGCCTGCGCGCCGACCGCACCGGTGGGGTGCACGACGAGCTCTACCTGGCCGCCGAGACCGACCTCGGCGCGGTGCTCACCCACATCGAGGAGACCCGCCCCGAGCTCATCGTCGTCGACTCGGTGCAGACCATCGGCGCCTCCGGCGTCGACGGGGTCCCCGGCGGCGTCACCCAGGTCAAGGAGGTCGCCGCCGCGCTGATCCGGGTCGCCAAGACCCGCGGGATCACCACCGTGCTGGTCGGCCACGTCACCAAGGACGGCGCGATCGCCGGGCCGCGGGTCCTCGAGCACCTCGTCGACGTGGTCCTGCACTTCGAGGGCGACCGCAACTCCCGCTTCCGCATGGTGCGCGCGATGAAGAACCGCTTCGGGCCGGTCGACGAGGTCGGCTGCTTCGACCTCGGGCCCGACGGCATCAGCGCCGTGGCCGACCCGACCGGCCTGTTCGTCGAGCAGCACCACGGCCGGGTGCCCGGCACCTGCGTGGCCGTCTCCATGGAGGGCCGCCGCCCCATGCTGGCCGAGGTGCAGGGCCTGGTGACCACCTCGCCGCTCGACCGGCCGCGGCGTACGACCTCGGGGCTCGACGGCTCCCGGGTCGCGATGGTGCTCGCCGTGCTCGAGCGGCACTGCGGGCTGCGGCTCTCCGCGCAGGACGTCTTCGCCTCCACCGTCGGCGGGGCGCGGCTGCACGAGCCGGCCAGCGACCTGGCGGTGGCGATCGCGCTCGTCTCCTCCCACCTGGGCATCGCCCCGCCCACCGGCGTGGTGGCGATCGGCGAGCTGGGTCTGGCCGGCGAGCTGCGCCGGGTGCGCGACCTGCCGCAGCGCGTCGCCGAGGCGGCGCGGCTGGGCTTCCGCCACGCGGTGGTGCCCACCGAGCCGGGCCGCCGCGGCCAGGGGGTGGGCGCCCCGCGCGAGATCGAGGGCATGCGGGTCCTCGAGGTGCCGGGCATCGCCAGCGCCCTCGAGGTGCTGCGCCTGACCGACCGGCCGGGCTGA
- the disA gene encoding DNA integrity scanning diadenylate cyclase DisA, with translation MPAERSDDLLRLRETLASIAPGTSLRDGLERILRGRTGALIVIGQDERVDEISTGGFDLDVPFTATGLRELAKMDGAIIVDAGLTRIVRAAVHLMPDHTIPSEETGTRHRTADRVARQTGFPVISVSQSMQIIAAYVGSTRHVLEDVGQILSRANQALATLERYKLRLDEVSSTLSALEIEDLVTVRDVAVVAQRLEMVTRIAREIEDYVLELGTDGRLLSLQLEELITGVDTERELVVRDYLPAGRKASTPEELLQQLEALSPTALVDPAATAKVLGLGNGEHLDGAVAPRGYRLLAKVPRLPPTVVDRLVDHFGTLQKLLSAGIDDLQAVEGVGELRARSVREGLSRLAESTILERYV, from the coding sequence GTGCCCGCCGAACGCTCGGACGACCTGCTGCGCCTGCGCGAGACGCTGGCCTCGATCGCGCCGGGCACCTCGCTGCGCGACGGTCTCGAGCGCATCCTGCGCGGGCGTACCGGTGCCCTCATCGTGATCGGCCAGGACGAGCGGGTCGACGAGATCAGCACCGGCGGCTTCGACCTCGACGTGCCCTTCACCGCCACCGGCCTGCGCGAGCTGGCCAAGATGGACGGCGCGATCATCGTCGACGCGGGCCTGACCCGCATCGTGCGCGCCGCGGTGCACCTGATGCCCGACCACACGATCCCCTCCGAGGAGACCGGCACCCGGCACCGTACCGCCGACCGGGTGGCCCGCCAGACCGGTTTCCCGGTGATCTCGGTGTCGCAGTCGATGCAGATCATCGCGGCGTACGTCGGCTCCACGCGCCACGTGCTCGAGGACGTCGGCCAGATCCTCTCGCGCGCCAACCAGGCGCTGGCGACCCTGGAGCGCTACAAGCTGCGCCTCGACGAGGTCTCCAGCACCCTGTCGGCCCTCGAGATCGAGGACCTGGTCACCGTGCGCGACGTGGCCGTGGTGGCCCAGCGCCTCGAGATGGTCACCCGCATCGCCCGCGAGATCGAGGACTACGTGCTCGAGCTCGGCACCGACGGCCGGCTGCTGTCGCTGCAGCTGGAGGAGCTCATCACCGGTGTCGACACCGAGCGCGAGCTGGTGGTGCGCGACTACCTGCCCGCCGGGCGCAAGGCCTCGACGCCCGAGGAGCTGCTCCAGCAGCTCGAGGCGCTCTCCCCCACCGCCCTGGTCGACCCCGCCGCCACCGCCAAGGTCCTGGGCCTGGGCAACGGCGAGCACCTCGACGGCGCCGTCGCACCGCGCGGCTACCGCCTGCTGGCCAAGGTCCCGCGCCTGCCCCCCACCGTCGTGGACCGCCTCGTCGACCACTTCGGCACCCTGCAGAAGCTGCTCTCCGCCGGCATCGACGACCTGCAGGCCGTCGAGGGCGTCGGCGAGCTGCGCGCCCGCAGCGTCCGCGAGGGCCTCTCCCGCCTCGCCGAGTCCACCATCCTCGAGCGCTACGTCTGA
- a CDS encoding YihY/virulence factor BrkB family protein translates to MLRRGRDRSVALVRVLGHEVAKDRVAGLAAEIAFFAVLSIFPALLIAAGLLSYLEALVGAEVAARTEARVTDALALVLTDRGAPVLDSVQAVFSGEYGGLLTVASLGALVTLSGAWAVVVQALNLAYDSEEHRPWLRRRLLGLGLGLMTVVVVVVALAVVVVGPLLGRGSDVADVVGLGGAFEAFWDLARLPLLFLVLVGWLALVFHLAPNRRTPWRAALPGAVATTLLWLGASAAFGLYLRTLGEGNPLLGVFGGGVVVLTWMYLLALALLLGGELNALLHDGKHRPREVSSGTR, encoded by the coding sequence GTGCTGCGGCGAGGCCGCGACCGCTCGGTCGCGCTGGTGCGGGTGCTCGGCCACGAGGTCGCCAAGGACCGGGTGGCCGGGCTGGCCGCCGAGATCGCGTTCTTCGCGGTCCTGAGCATCTTCCCGGCGCTGCTGATCGCGGCCGGGCTGCTGTCCTACCTCGAGGCGCTGGTGGGTGCCGAGGTCGCCGCGCGCACCGAGGCCCGCGTCACCGACGCGCTGGCGCTGGTGCTCACCGACCGCGGGGCGCCGGTGCTCGACTCGGTGCAGGCCGTCTTCTCCGGCGAGTACGGCGGCCTGCTCACCGTCGCCTCGCTCGGTGCGCTCGTCACGCTGTCGGGCGCCTGGGCGGTCGTCGTCCAGGCGCTCAACCTGGCCTACGACAGCGAGGAGCACCGCCCCTGGCTGCGCCGCCGGCTGCTGGGCCTGGGGCTGGGGCTGATGACGGTCGTGGTCGTGGTGGTCGCCCTGGCCGTCGTCGTGGTCGGCCCGCTGCTGGGCCGCGGCTCCGACGTCGCCGACGTCGTGGGGCTGGGCGGCGCCTTCGAGGCCTTCTGGGACCTGGCCCGCCTGCCGCTGCTGTTCCTGGTGCTGGTCGGCTGGCTGGCGCTGGTCTTCCACCTCGCGCCCAACCGGCGTACGCCCTGGCGCGCGGCGCTGCCCGGCGCCGTGGCCACCACCCTGCTGTGGCTGGGCGCCAGCGCCGCCTTCGGCCTCTACCTGCGCACCCTCGGCGAGGGCAACCCGCTCCTGGGCGTCTTCGGCGGCGGGGTCGTGGTGCTGACCTGGATGTACCTGCTCGCCCTGGCCCTGCTCCTCGGCGGCGAGCTCAACGCGCTGCTCCACGACGGCAAGCACCGCCCCCGTGAAGTTTCATCGGGTACCCGATGA
- a CDS encoding SulP family inorganic anion transporter has product MRGALRRPSVLRREVVAGLVVALALIPEAISFSIIAGVDPRLGLFASFTMAVSIAFLGGRPAMISAATGAIALVIAPVARDYGVDYLIATVILGGAIQIVLGLLGVARMMRFIPRSVMVGFVNALAILIAMAQIPYLVDVPWLVYPLVAFGVAVIVLLPRVTTAVPSPLVVIVAVTAAALAAGWALPDVGDEGELPETLPALLVPDVPFTLTTLEIIAPYALAMALVGLLESLLTAKLVDDITDTHSPKTREAWGQGAANMITGFFGGMGGCAMIGQTMINVKASGARTRISTFSAGVLLLVLVVGFGDLVAQIPMAALVAVMIMVAVGTFDWHSISPRTLRRMPKSETTVMVSTVVVTVTTHNLAIGVGVGVLVAMTLFARRVAHLATVERELVEVEGRPQARYTVTGELFFASSNDLYTQFEYADDPEHVVIDMAASHVWDASTVAALDSITYKYERKGKTVEIHGLNEQSLHMHGRLSGNLAAH; this is encoded by the coding sequence GTGCGCGGCGCCCTGCGCCGCCCCTCCGTCCTGCGCCGCGAGGTCGTGGCCGGCCTGGTGGTGGCGCTCGCGCTGATCCCCGAGGCGATCTCGTTCTCGATCATCGCCGGCGTCGACCCGCGCCTGGGTCTCTTCGCCTCCTTCACGATGGCCGTCTCGATCGCCTTCCTCGGCGGTCGCCCCGCGATGATCTCGGCCGCGACCGGCGCCATCGCGCTGGTGATCGCGCCGGTGGCGCGCGACTACGGCGTGGACTACCTGATCGCCACCGTGATCCTCGGCGGCGCCATCCAGATCGTGCTCGGCTTGCTCGGCGTGGCCAGGATGATGCGCTTCATCCCGCGCTCGGTGATGGTCGGCTTCGTCAACGCCCTGGCGATCCTCATCGCGATGGCCCAGATCCCCTACCTGGTCGACGTGCCGTGGCTGGTCTACCCGCTGGTGGCCTTCGGCGTCGCGGTCATCGTGCTGCTGCCGCGCGTGACCACCGCGGTGCCCTCGCCGCTGGTCGTCATCGTCGCCGTCACCGCCGCCGCGCTGGCCGCCGGCTGGGCGCTGCCCGACGTGGGCGACGAGGGCGAGCTGCCCGAGACGCTGCCCGCGCTGCTGGTCCCCGACGTGCCCTTCACCCTGACCACCCTCGAGATCATCGCGCCGTACGCGCTGGCGATGGCGCTGGTGGGCCTGCTCGAGTCGCTGCTGACCGCCAAGCTGGTCGACGACATCACCGACACCCACTCCCCGAAGACCCGCGAGGCCTGGGGCCAGGGCGCGGCCAACATGATCACCGGCTTCTTCGGCGGCATGGGCGGCTGCGCCATGATCGGCCAGACGATGATCAACGTGAAGGCCTCGGGGGCCCGCACCCGGATCTCCACCTTCTCCGCCGGCGTGCTGCTGCTGGTGCTGGTCGTCGGCTTCGGCGACCTGGTCGCGCAGATCCCGATGGCCGCCCTGGTCGCGGTGATGATCATGGTCGCCGTCGGCACCTTCGACTGGCACTCGATCTCGCCGCGCACGCTGCGCCGGATGCCCAAGAGCGAGACCACCGTGATGGTCTCGACCGTCGTGGTCACCGTGACCACCCACAACCTGGCCATCGGCGTCGGGGTCGGCGTGCTGGTCGCGATGACCCTCTTCGCCCGCCGGGTGGCCCACCTGGCCACCGTGGAGCGCGAGCTGGTCGAGGTCGAGGGGCGCCCGCAGGCGCGCTACACCGTCACCGGCGAGCTGTTCTTCGCCTCCTCCAACGACCTCTACACCCAGTTCGAGTACGCCGACGACCCCGAGCACGTGGTCATCGACATGGCGGCCTCGCACGTGTGGGACGCCTCGACCGTCGCTGCGCTCGACTCGATCACCTACAAGTACGAGCGCAAGGGCAAGACCGTGGAGATCCACGGGCTCAACGAGCAGTCGCTGCACATGCACGGTCGGCTGAGCGGCAACCTCGCCGCGCACTGA
- a CDS encoding MerR family transcriptional regulator, with amino-acid sequence MAAHMQIGEVAALTGLSLRTLRYYEEVGLVAPSARSAGGFRLYTALDVDRFELIKRMKPLDFSLEDMRGLLGVVDALDADPDEDERARLLGELESLRTAAEQRVDALRTRLAWAEEFAAGLDERVRAHRER; translated from the coding sequence GTGGCCGCACACATGCAGATCGGCGAGGTCGCCGCGCTCACCGGGCTGAGCCTGCGCACGCTGCGCTACTACGAGGAGGTCGGGCTGGTCGCGCCGTCGGCGCGCTCGGCCGGCGGTTTCCGGCTCTACACCGCCCTCGACGTGGACCGCTTCGAGCTCATCAAGCGGATGAAGCCGCTGGACTTCTCCCTCGAGGACATGCGCGGGCTGCTCGGGGTCGTCGACGCGCTCGACGCGGACCCCGACGAGGACGAGCGGGCCCGGCTGCTGGGCGAGTTGGAGTCGCTGCGGACCGCCGCCGAGCAGCGGGTCGACGCCCTGCGCACCCGGCTGGCCTGGGCCGAGGAGTTCGCCGCGGGGCTCGACGAGCGGGTGCGCGCCCACCGCGAGCGGTGA